CGTCGTAATCGCGGTTGTCCGAGGCCTCGGTGACCTCGCCGCCCTCGACGATGACGACGCCCGCGCCCTCGCGCGAGAAGATCGGCTTGACGACATGGGCCGCGCGGAACTGCTCGGCCACCGGCGCGAAGGCCTGGGCCACGTCGGGAACCGGCTGCCCGCCCGCGACCAGCGCATCGGCCACGTCATCGGCGAAGAAGCTGGGCAGCAGGTTCGGATGGCCGGGGAACATCTGCCACAGGACCGGCAGCAGCCCCTTGTTCGACACGACGGCCTTCCACGCAGGTTCCAGCAACATGCAGCCCGACTTGGCGATATGGCGGGCGAAGTCGTCGGTCAGCAGATCCTCCCACGGATACAGCTTGAACAGCGTGCCGATCACGCGGTCGTCCGCATCCAGGAACTGGCCGTCCTTGCTGACCGCCAGCTTGTCCAGGTCGCTGTAATGCGCGCCCATGCCCGCCTCGCGCGCGGCCCAGGCCATCGCCTCGACGGTGGCGTAATCCTCGGCATTGTCGGCGACGGCGGTGAAGTGGATGTCGGTATTGGGCGGGAACAGTTCGCGATAGCGCTCGACCAGCGCCTCGTGGATGCCGTTGAACTGGTCGGCGCCCTCGGGCAAGTGGCCGGCGGCCATCTGGTCCTCCAGCCACTGCCACTGGAAGGCCGCGCTTTCATAGAGGGATGTCGGCGTGTCGGCATTGTATTCCAGCAGCTTGGCCGGCCCGGTGCCGTCATAGGCCAGATCCATGCGGCCATAGATCTCGGGCTCGCGCCGCGCCCAACTGTCGGCCACCAGCGCCTGATGCGCCTGCGGGATGCCCAGCCTGTCCATCAGCGCGGGATCGGCCACGATCCGGCCGACCGCCTCGCGGGTCATCGCATGCAGCTCGGTTGCCGGACCCTCCAGATCGGTTTCGATCTGGGCCAGGGTGAAGCGATAGGCCGAGGTCTCGTCCCAATAGGGCTCGCCATGCATATGGGCGAAGGTGAAGCCGACTTCGGCCGCCTTGGCGGCCAGGTCGGGGCGTTCGGGAAGGGTGATCTTGCGCATAGGCATGATGTAAGGGCTTGGGCCCCCAAGGGCCAGAGGTCAGGTGGTCGCGCGGGGATGATATCCATGACAAGACCCGGCGGACCGGCCCGGGATGCGTCGCATCCGTCGCCTGAGCGCGGGACACGTTTCGCCAGCGGAAGCAGGAGGATACAGTGGTGAGCCCAACAGGATTCGAACCTGTGACCCACTGATTAAAAGTCAGTTGCTCTACCAACTGAGCTATGGGCCCATCACGAGGCGGTTCCTAGGGGGGGTGGCCGGTGGGGTCAAGCGGAAAAATGAAACGCGCTGGCGGAATCGATCCGGGGGGCCTATATCGCGCCGCATGACGCATGCACCTTCGACCGGCCTCCCGTTCCTCAAGATGCACGGGCTGGGCAACGATTTCGTGGTCCTGGATCTGCGCGACGGGACACCGCGTCCCGACGCGGGTCTGGTCGCGCGCATCGCCGACCGCCATCGCGGGGTGGGCTTCGACCAGCTGGCCGCCCTCGAGCCCTGCGAGGATGCCGATGCGCGGCTGGTCTTCTGGAACGCCGACGGATCGCTGTCGGCGGCCTGCGGCAACGCCACCCGCTGCATCGCGCGCTGGCTGATGGACCGCACGGGCGCGACCGCGCTGCGGCTGCGGACCGATCACGGAATGCTGCTGGCCGAGGATGCGGGCGGGGGGATCACGCGGATCAACATGGGCGCGCCGGTGCTGGACTGGCGCGCGATCCCGCTGGCCCGCGAGGTCGATCCGGATCACCTGCCCATCGCGGGCGATCCGGTGGCCACCGGCATGGGCAATCCGCACCTGACCTTCTTCGTGCCGGACGCGGGCGCGGTCGAGCTGGACCGCTTCGGCCCCGAACACGAGCATCACCCGCTCTATCCGCAGCGCACCAATGTCGAGGTCGTGCAGATCCTGTCGCGGACCGAGATCCTGCTGCGCATCTGGGAACGGGGGACGGGGGCGACGCTGGCCTCGGGGTCGTGCTCCTGCGCGGCGGTGGTGGCGGCGGTGCGGCGGGGCCTGACGGACCGCCGCGTGACGGTCCATGTGCCGGGCGGACGGCTGCTGATCGACTGGCGCGACGACGGCGTCTGGATGGAGGGCCCGACGGCTGTGGTCTTCGAGGGGGTCCTGACGCCCGCGTGGCTGGCATGAGCGCGCCGGTCTTCTCCACGCTCGGCTGCCGGCTGAACGCCTACGAGACCGAGGCCATGCGCGAGATGGCCGAGGCCGCGGGCCTGTCGGGCGCGGTCGTCGTGAACACCTGCGCCGTCACCGCCGAGGCCGTGCGCAAGGCCCGCCAGGAGATCCGCCGCCTGTCGCGCGAGAACCCCGGCGTGCCGGTCATCGTCACCGGCTGCGCCGCCCAGACCGAGCCCGAGACCTTCGCCGCCATGCCCGAGGTGACCAAGGTCATCGGCAATCACGAGAAGATGCAGCCCGCGACCTGGGCGGGGCTGCGCGCGCCCGACCTGATCGGCGACACCGAGAAGGTCGTCGTCGACGACATCATGTCGGTGCGCGAGAC
Above is a window of Paracoccus liaowanqingii DNA encoding:
- a CDS encoding glutathionylspermidine synthase family protein, with the translated sequence MRKITLPERPDLAAKAAEVGFTFAHMHGEPYWDETSAYRFTLAQIETDLEGPATELHAMTREAVGRIVADPALMDRLGIPQAHQALVADSWARREPEIYGRMDLAYDGTGPAKLLEYNADTPTSLYESAAFQWQWLEDQMAAGHLPEGADQFNGIHEALVERYRELFPPNTDIHFTAVADNAEDYATVEAMAWAAREAGMGAHYSDLDKLAVSKDGQFLDADDRVIGTLFKLYPWEDLLTDDFARHIAKSGCMLLEPAWKAVVSNKGLLPVLWQMFPGHPNLLPSFFADDVADALVAGGQPVPDVAQAFAPVAEQFRAAHVVKPIFSREGAGVVIVEGGEVTEASDNRDYDGHARIVQAYHVLPEFDGFRPVIGAWIVGHACAGIGIREDRARITQDLSRFKPHFIAE
- the dapF gene encoding diaminopimelate epimerase — translated: MTHAPSTGLPFLKMHGLGNDFVVLDLRDGTPRPDAGLVARIADRHRGVGFDQLAALEPCEDADARLVFWNADGSLSAACGNATRCIARWLMDRTGATALRLRTDHGMLLAEDAGGGITRINMGAPVLDWRAIPLAREVDPDHLPIAGDPVATGMGNPHLTFFVPDAGAVELDRFGPEHEHHPLYPQRTNVEVVQILSRTEILLRIWERGTGATLASGSCSCAAVVAAVRRGLTDRRVTVHVPGGRLLIDWRDDGVWMEGPTAVVFEGVLTPAWLA